In Neospora caninum Liverpool complete genome, chromosome Ib, one DNA window encodes the following:
- a CDS encoding calcium homeostasis endoplasmic reticulum protein, related, whose product MWSGGPSPYGAGMQQTPPGGNPGYSMGASGNAGQYVQQSYGQQSGFGQAHGMYSQAGGDYMQTPTQTGYAHSASPYQQQGRDFSQGYSQQAAPGGSGYAASPGGGYYGAQGGMDYNQQYAAPPTPIVYSPPSASYRDGSSMGSNYYSQQGSYQGQAGYDQSAGYGVAPVRPPADPELVKRIHTIAEYCCRNPEMESLVRQRDGADPRFAFINGGEGYDYFRFAIACLQQGLDPTEQAAAADQGGMGSSPAVPYGSALNTGGEETGDTNELTREFDIDSLIMQYQEPPERAALPEALSKELNDVVLSLEKQATSTAIRNGRHWIEVNGGASEDAANSLACALKKKQTVLSSFLHKLNVLYLVHDVVQNESIHKPASVLLTAFKPYLVWMLRDAYQAAARDPSSAEKVEKILSLWVKRGIIDEDEQEEMNFLMSSPDVGKYLNPNGDGDPQAAFDLRVSPGGFPDAASQGRHPFMKPSVSPGYPGGPMGENLSPGQIPPPPPPRPGNHSRIHGGFDRRPDEMGNTPESVPVGMMATMLRSMSKRAKNMQTAFVPYRALDPLTTPQQLPPLEPPSDYMLDRIRDFYEDLEEIEEKLNRQSDRERRMREVKRGGPAFDKPASWVNSEMGVGDDGSFAGHPGLRGARLGLGAAAEVEERMEQRQPPPSDDPFEMFRRQRAGKYHDIIASNKAAARMEQQSQRFADKNCYVCGKMGHIARDCPAKAYRKESPDSLEAFSCLLFTKSP is encoded by the exons ATGTGGTCAGGTGGGCCGTCGCCGTACGGCGCTGGAATGCAGCAGACTCCCCCAGGAGGAAATCCAGGATACAGCATGGGAGCTAGCGGCAACGCTGGGCAGTACGTACAGCAGAGCTACGGCCAGCAGTCCGGTTTTGGCCAGGCGCACGGAATGTACTCGCAAGCTGGCGGCGACTACATGCAGACGCCGACCCAGACGGGGTATGCTCACTCAGCGAGTCCTTACCAGCAGCAGGGAAGAGATTTCTCTCAAGGCTACAGCCAGCAGGCCGCGCCAGGGGGTTCCGGATacgctgcgtcgcctggaGGCGGGTACTACGGTGCGCAGGGCGGCATGGACTACAATCAACAGTACGCGGCCCCGCCGACGCCGATTGTGTATAGCCCGCCCAGTGCGAGTTACAGGGATGGCAGTTCGATGGGGAGCAACTATTATTCTCAGCAGGGATCTTACCAAGGCCAGGCTGGGTACGACCAATCGGCCGGGTATGGAGTGGCGCCAGTCCGCCCTCCCGCCGATCCCGAGCTTGTCAAGCGCATCCACACCATTGCAG AATATTGCTGCCGCAATCCGGAAATGGAATCGCTCGTTCGGcagcgcgacggcgcggaTCCGCGCTTCGCCTTCATCAACGGTGGAGAAGGCTACGATTACTTTCGCTTCGCCATCGCGTGTCTCCAACAAGGCCTCGATCCAACTGAACAGGCGGCCGCAGCCGACCAGGGTGGGATGGGCAGCTCTCCTGCAGTGCCGTATGGCAGCGCGCTGAACACG ggaggagaagagacaggagacaccaaCGAGTTGACGAGGGAGTTCGATATCGACTCTCTCATTATGCAGTACCAAG aGCCGCCGGAACGTGCCGCGTTGCCTGAAGCTCTGTCGAAGGAGTTGAATG acgtcgtgctgtctctggagaagcaAGCAACGTCGACGGCGATCCGCAACGGTCGGCACTGGATCGAAGTGAACGGCGGGGCGAGTGAAGACGCTGCAAACAGTCTCGCGTGTGCgctgaaaaagaaacaaacggTCCTCTCCAGTTTCCTCCACAAGCTGAACGTTCTCTATCTCGTCCACGACGTCGTGCAG AACGAGTCGATCCACAAACCAGCGAGTGTTTTGCTCACCGCGTTCAAGCCCTACTTGGTTTGGATGCTCCGCGACGCATATCAGGCAGCTGCGCGAGACCCGAGCTCGGCTGAGAAG GTTGAGAAGATCTTGAGCCTTTGGGTAAAGCGCGGGATCatcgacgaagacgaacaagAAGAAATGAACTTCCTCATGTCTTCCCCCGACGTCGGAAAATACCTGAACCCCAATGGGGATGGCGATCCACA agCCGCCTTCGACCTACGTGTCTCCCCCGGCGGCTTCCCAGACGCTGCCTCGCAG GGGCGACACCCGTTCATGAAACCAAGTGTCTCGCCTGGGTATCCGG GAGGGCCGATGGGAGAAAACCTTTCCCCCGGTCAGattccgccgccgccgccgcctcgcccagGGAACCACTCGCGCATTCACGGCGGGTTCGACAGAAGACCTGACGAAATGGGAAACACCCCCGAGAGCGTCCCAGTCGGCATGATGGCAACGATGCTACGCAGCATGAGCAAACGA GCGAAGAACATGCAAACTGCCTTCGTGCCTTATCGCGCACTTGACCCGCTGACGACGCCTCAGCAGCTGCCAC cTCTCGAGCCTCCGTCGGACTACATGCTAGACAGAATTCGCGATTTCTACGAAGACCTGGAGGAAATCGAGGAGAAGCTGAATCGACAATC AGACCGCGAACGTCGGATGCGCGAGGTCAAACGCGGCGGGCCCGCGTTCGACAAACCTGCTTCGTGGGTTAACTCGGAAATGGGAGTTGGAGACGACGGCTCCTTCGCGGGGCACCCTG GTTTGCGCGGAGCGCGCCTCGGCCTGGGAGCGGCGGCCGAAGTCGAGGAGAGGATGgagcagcgacagccgccGCCCAGCGATGATCCTTTTGAGATGTTCAGGCGCCAGCGAGCGGGAAAATATCATGACATCATTGCCAGCAA CAAAGCAGCGGCGCGAATGGAGCAACAGTCTCAGAGGTTTGCCGATAAAAACTGCTACGTTTGTGGGAAA ATGGGCCACATTGCGCGCGACTGTCCGGCGAAGGCGTACCG CAAAGAGTCTCCAGATTCTCTCGAGGCTTTCTCGTGCCTGTTGTTTACTAAGTCGCCCTAG
- a CDS encoding cathepsin L, related, translated as MDNSETHYVSFLNGEGDDGLENGELHQRRGVRAGGVAATPYVVTTRTYFWKKFLRQRNFKTRAWIALVAAAVSLLVFASFLIQWQGDDDRGVFPPSPVEDHKTPVNIWEWKEEHFQNAFGSFRATYGKSYATEEETQKRYAIFKNNLAYIHTHNQQGYSYSLKMNHFGDLSREEFRRKYLGYNKSRNLKSNNLGVATELLKVSPSDVPSAVDWREKGCVTPVKDQRDCGSCWAFSATGALEGAHCAKTGELLSLSEQELVDCSLAEGNQGCSGGEMNDAFQYVVDSGGLCSEEGYPYLARDGECKRACKKVVTISGFKDVPRKSETAMKAALAHSPVSIAIEADQLPFQFYHEGVFDASCGTDLDHGVLLVGYGTDKETKKDFWIMKNSWGSGWGRDGYMYMAMHKGEETVPLDF; from the exons ATGGACAACAGTGAGACGCACtacgtctccttcctcaacggcgagggcgacgacggaTTGGAGAACGGCGAGCTCCACCAGCGACGAGGCGTCCGAGCCGGCGGCGTGGCTGCAACTCCCTACGTAGTAACGACTCGGACGTACTTTTGGAAGAAATTCCTGCGTCAGCGCAACTTTAAAACTCGGGCCTGGATCGCACTCGTAGCAgcggctgtgtctctccttgtctttgCCTCCTTCCTCATTCAGTGGCAGGGAGATGACGATCGGGGTGTTTTCCCGCCGTCACCAGTCGAGGACCACAAAACCCCGGTGAACATCTGGGAGTGGAAAGAAGAACACTTCCAGAACGCCTTCGGCAGCTTCCGAGCCACCTACGGCAAGAGCTACGCGAccgaggaggagacacaaaagcGATATGCCATCTTCAAAAACAACCTCGCTTACATCCACACGCACAACCAACAAG GGTATTCGTACTCGCTCAAGATGAACCATTTCGGGGACTTGTCTCGCGAAGAGTTTCGCCGCAAGTACCTCGGCTACAACAAGTCTCGCAATCTCAAGTCCAACAACCTGGGG GTGGCGACGGAGCTGTTGAAGGTTTCGCCGAGCGACGTGCCGTCTGCGGTGGactggcgagagaaggggtGTGTGACGCCTGTGAAGGATCAGCGCGATTGCGGCTCGTGCTGGGCGTTCTCCGCCACGGGAGCGTTGGAGGGAGCGCACTGCGCGAAGACTGGCGAGTTGCTGAGTTTGAGCGAACAGGAGTTGGTGGATTGCTCACTTGCAGAAGGCAACCaaggctgcagcggcggagAGATGAACGACGCGTTCCAGTACGTCGTGGACAGCGGCGGCCTGTGCTCGGAGGAGGGGTATCCGTACCTCGCTCGAGACGGAGAGTGCAAGAGGGCGTGCAAGAAAGTGGTGACCATCTCGGGGTTCAAGGACGtgccgaggaagagcgagacggcgatgAAGGCCGCGCTGGCTCACAGCCCCGTGAGCATCGCGATCGAGGCCGATCAGCTGCCTTTCCAGTTCTACCACGAAGGCGTTTTCGACGCGTCCTGCGGAACCGACCTCGACCACGGCGTCCTCCTCGTGGGCTACGGAACcgacaaagagacaaagaaagacTTCTGGATCATGAAAAACTCCTGGGGATCAGGATGGGGCCGAGACGGGTACATGTACATGGCCATGCACAAGGGCGAAGAG ACTGTGCCTTTGGACTTTTGA
- a CDS encoding p23, related: MADAQVHTPQCAWAETKEFIFLTVQVQSPEDLQVNLQESSLDFKCTSDKKAFAFHLDFPHPIIVEDSKYSVQRNVQFKLVKKEKERWRSLSKSKLHWLKCDWDKWIDSDDEDAKGMDMGDFDMNSMDFGGMGGLGGMGGLGGMGGLGGMGGLGGMGGLGGMGGMGDMDFGDMGDMDSDDEDDLPDLDDPMNKGAECEHGEDCCGGHGKEGEGASRENAEEAKVNGLEGAAPAEAAQA; encoded by the exons ATGGC GGACGCGCAAGTTCACACTCCCCAGTGCGCctgggcggagacgaaggagtTCATTTTTCTCACAGTTCAAGTGCAGTCCCCCGAGGACTTGCAGGTTAATCTGCAGGAATCGTCTCTCGACTTTAAGTGCACAAGTGACAAGAAAGCTTTTGCTTTCCACCTCGACTTTCCTCATCCCATCATCGTCGAA GACTCCAAGTACAGCGTCCAGCGCAATGTCCAGTTCAAGTtggtgaagaaggagaaggagcgTTGGAGGTCCTTGAGCAAGTCGAAGCTCCACTGGCTGAAGTGCGACTGGGACAAGTGGATTGACtccgacgacgaagacgcgaaaggcATGGACATGGGAGACTTCGACATGAACTCGATGGATTTTGGAGGTATGGGCGGTCTTGGAGGCATGGGCGGTCTTGGTGGCATGGGAGGTCTTGGTGGCATGGGAGGTCTAGGCGGCATGGGAGGTCTAGGCGGCATGGGAGGCATGGGAGACATGGATTTCGGCGACATGGGAGACATGGACTctgacgacgaggacgattTGCCGGACCTCGACGATCCGATGAACAAGGGCGCAGAGTGCGAACACGGCGAGGACTGCTGCGGCGGCCACGgaaaagagggcgaaggcgcctcccgcgagaacgcggaggaggcgaaggtgAACGGTTTGGAGGGAGCAGCGCCCGCCGAAGCCGCGCAGGCTTAA